Proteins from a genomic interval of Verrucomicrobiota bacterium:
- a CDS encoding AsmA family protein has product MAEAVNSNLRRKGSSWVRKLAWISSAVIALLVAVYFVATSSAFLKAWVLPRVNAAIGAQVNAEQITLRPFSQLVLQKLRLQTTGPEPLLTADEARVRYDLLAILRGYIDVHEVSLVAPQVHIAMDAEGRSNLDALLPRPGAPAAQTAPPAKAGQLNVKNVTLKNGKARVVVRQKDGTAQSLDVENLKLTLDQLRNGASGKINLSADLKYDQTAVPSQRNGTDRAQAKFLGELDVAFDPQLRPSSVKGALRADLVKAEGAFRDLMGLAAALQVETTLNEIRQLSLRFERGGKALGGIGASGSFDLEKREARLKLDVQSIDRQVLNLLGAARGWDFGDSALSATGTVELAQKGTAISAAGSILGNRFGIRQATGLTPPLDLNLDYQVNLNLEQKAATVEKLALSGKQDQRDLIQASLNRPMRLNWGAATASVPDSTLELAIRDFNLRDWQTLLGTNLPAGRVNLQWTLQTLQDGRKLSTKLAGDIQELAAQIGTNQIEQAQARFSISGQVADLSVVDLDMYRLELLRGNQVVAWNSGSLHLNLVKDEVNLKTDTEASLPELLKQFPVPDLKVSAGCIKGTTAFTQSGAKRAASGQLQLSNFTGGFGDYALKDFGTSVDFNGERTGNEVQIQRAQLTFAQSGAVGGTVDLSGRCHLTNAAAQIAFKFADVNQQLLRPFLETALGDLQLVSVALNGEGTASYDPKGASALKADLALANWAMKDANGRFPATPVNGRVQVDAALRQPEINIKQLVVDLRQGVSSAGHLDVNGKFNLTNFTGAGAFKISDFSQTVLAPVLAPALGDNKLVSIAVNGSGTAGVDPKGEAVVQAELKVSNLVVEDPQRKLPRTPLSAELQLDGSNWKQVFDVRQLALKLSPTDRAQNQVQLQGRVDLSTNNAAPSQLTLQAESLDLTPYYELFAGNAPANQPAKTQPAVPEPDEPAPVTLPVKQLTADLKIGRCYLRDVALTNVQATAKIHGQNVTLQPLRFALNGAPVSAKAVLDLGAPGFKYDVTFKADKVPLDPLASTFGGRAGSALQGILLADAQIKGAGVSAASLQKNLSGQVALSLTNLNFEIVGRKVKSLLEPIALVLRVPELTMTPLEWINAKADVGQGKINVGEFSVFSQAFYANGQGPVQLAPGLTNSALGIPVAIALRRSLAEKARLIPQGTPTNAAYVQLPTFAKLAGTLGEPKTEIDKLVISGLLLQSAGGLPKVNEKTGNLLQGLGGILSGQRPGAVNTNLPAGTNSSPAAQTNKPPKFNPLDLLELIPKKK; this is encoded by the coding sequence ATGGCTGAAGCTGTGAACTCGAACCTCAGGCGCAAGGGATCTTCCTGGGTGCGCAAATTGGCGTGGATCTCAAGCGCGGTCATCGCGCTGCTGGTGGCGGTTTATTTCGTCGCGACCAGTTCCGCATTTCTGAAAGCCTGGGTCTTGCCGCGAGTCAACGCGGCGATCGGCGCCCAGGTCAATGCCGAACAAATTACCCTCCGTCCCTTCTCTCAACTCGTCCTGCAAAAGCTGCGGCTCCAAACGACAGGCCCCGAACCGCTCCTGACCGCCGACGAAGCCCGCGTGCGCTACGATCTCCTGGCGATTCTCCGCGGCTACATCGACGTGCACGAGGTGTCGCTGGTCGCGCCCCAGGTCCACATCGCGATGGATGCGGAAGGCCGAAGCAATCTGGATGCGCTGTTGCCGCGGCCAGGCGCGCCGGCTGCTCAAACTGCTCCGCCCGCCAAAGCGGGCCAGTTGAACGTGAAGAACGTCACCTTGAAAAATGGCAAGGCGCGGGTGGTCGTCCGGCAGAAGGATGGAACCGCTCAGTCGCTCGACGTGGAGAATCTGAAGCTGACGCTAGACCAATTGCGCAACGGCGCTTCCGGAAAAATCAATCTGTCCGCCGATTTGAAGTACGATCAAACCGCAGTGCCCTCTCAACGCAACGGCACGGACCGGGCGCAGGCGAAGTTCCTGGGCGAGCTTGATGTGGCGTTCGACCCGCAATTGAGGCCCAGTTCCGTCAAAGGCGCCCTGCGCGCGGATTTGGTGAAAGCCGAAGGCGCCTTCAGAGATCTCATGGGCCTGGCCGCCGCGCTCCAGGTCGAGACCACGCTCAACGAAATCCGCCAGCTCTCGCTGCGCTTTGAGCGCGGGGGCAAAGCGCTCGGCGGCATCGGTGCGAGCGGCTCGTTCGATCTCGAGAAACGCGAGGCCCGCCTGAAGCTCGACGTCCAATCCATCGACCGGCAAGTGTTGAATCTCCTCGGAGCGGCGCGCGGCTGGGATTTCGGCGATTCCGCGCTGAGCGCAACCGGCACGGTGGAGTTGGCGCAGAAGGGAACCGCGATTTCCGCCGCCGGTTCGATCTTGGGAAACCGCTTCGGCATTCGCCAGGCGACGGGATTGACGCCGCCGTTGGATTTGAACCTCGATTACCAGGTCAATCTGAACCTGGAGCAAAAGGCGGCCACCGTCGAAAAGCTCGCGCTCTCCGGCAAGCAGGATCAGCGCGACCTGATTCAGGCGTCGCTGAATCGTCCCATGCGGCTGAACTGGGGCGCCGCGACCGCGAGCGTGCCGGATTCCACACTGGAACTGGCGATTCGCGATTTCAACCTTCGGGACTGGCAAACCTTGCTGGGGACGAACCTGCCCGCCGGGCGCGTCAACCTCCAGTGGACGCTCCAGACTTTGCAGGACGGCAGGAAGCTGAGCACAAAGCTCGCGGGCGACATTCAAGAACTGGCGGCGCAGATCGGCACCAACCAGATCGAACAGGCCCAGGCGCGCTTTTCGATCAGCGGCCAGGTGGCGGACCTGAGTGTGGTGGATCTGGACATGTATCGCCTGGAACTGCTGCGGGGAAACCAAGTCGTGGCCTGGAACAGCGGCTCGCTCCATCTCAATCTCGTGAAAGACGAAGTCAATCTGAAGACCGACACCGAGGCGTCGTTGCCGGAGTTGCTCAAGCAATTTCCCGTTCCGGATCTCAAGGTCTCGGCCGGTTGCATCAAAGGAACCACGGCCTTCACGCAGAGCGGCGCGAAGCGCGCGGCTTCGGGCCAGTTGCAGCTCTCGAATTTCACGGGCGGGTTCGGCGATTACGCGCTGAAGGATTTTGGGACATCAGTGGACTTCAACGGCGAGCGGACCGGGAACGAGGTTCAGATTCAACGCGCCCAACTCACGTTTGCGCAAAGCGGAGCGGTGGGCGGCACCGTGGATTTGTCAGGCCGTTGCCATCTGACGAACGCCGCCGCCCAAATCGCCTTCAAGTTCGCGGACGTGAACCAGCAGCTTCTGCGTCCCTTTCTTGAAACCGCGCTGGGCGATCTGCAACTGGTGAGCGTCGCACTGAACGGCGAAGGCACGGCCAGCTACGATCCCAAGGGCGCTTCCGCCCTGAAGGCCGATCTCGCGCTTGCGAACTGGGCCATGAAAGATGCGAACGGCCGGTTCCCGGCGACGCCCGTGAATGGCCGAGTTCAAGTCGATGCCGCGCTGCGGCAGCCGGAGATCAACATCAAACAACTGGTCGTGGACCTGAGGCAGGGCGTGTCGAGCGCCGGCCATCTGGATGTGAACGGCAAATTCAATCTTACGAACTTCACCGGCGCGGGCGCCTTCAAGATTTCAGACTTCAGTCAAACGGTCCTGGCGCCGGTCCTGGCCCCGGCCCTCGGCGACAACAAACTTGTGTCCATCGCGGTCAACGGCAGTGGGACCGCCGGCGTCGATCCGAAAGGCGAGGCGGTGGTGCAAGCGGAACTCAAGGTCTCGAACCTGGTGGTGGAGGATCCGCAGAGGAAACTGCCGCGCACGCCACTCAGCGCGGAACTGCAATTGGACGGCTCGAACTGGAAGCAGGTCTTCGACGTGCGCCAGCTCGCGCTGAAGTTGTCGCCCACGGATCGCGCGCAGAATCAGGTTCAGCTTCAAGGCCGTGTGGATTTGAGCACGAACAACGCGGCGCCGAGCCAACTGACGCTTCAAGCCGAGTCACTGGACCTGACTCCATATTACGAACTGTTCGCTGGAAACGCGCCGGCGAATCAGCCTGCGAAAACGCAGCCAGCGGTTCCGGAACCGGACGAGCCCGCGCCCGTGACTTTGCCGGTGAAACAACTGACGGCCGATCTGAAGATTGGCCGATGTTACTTGCGCGACGTTGCGCTGACCAATGTCCAGGCCACGGCCAAGATCCATGGCCAGAATGTCACGCTCCAGCCGCTGCGATTCGCGCTCAACGGCGCGCCCGTGAGCGCGAAGGCCGTGTTGGATCTGGGCGCGCCCGGCTTCAAGTATGACGTGACGTTCAAGGCGGACAAAGTGCCGCTCGATCCTCTGGCGAGCACTTTCGGTGGACGAGCCGGCAGCGCGCTGCAAGGGATCTTGCTCGCCGACGCGCAGATCAAAGGCGCGGGAGTTTCCGCCGCCAGCTTGCAGAAGAATCTGAGCGGCCAGGTCGCGCTGAGTTTGACCAACTTAAACTTCGAGATCGTCGGCCGAAAGGTGAAGTCGTTGTTGGAGCCGATCGCGCTGGTGTTGCGCGTGCCGGAGTTGACGATGACGCCTTTGGAGTGGATCAACGCCAAGGCGGACGTGGGCCAGGGCAAGATAAACGTCGGCGAGTTCTCCGTGTTCAGCCAGGCTTTTTATGCAAACGGCCAGGGGCCGGTTCAACTGGCGCCCGGGTTGACCAATTCGGCGCTGGGGATTCCTGTCGCCATCGCGCTGCGCCGGTCGCTGGCGGAGAAAGCGCGCTTGATT
- a CDS encoding TIM barrel protein: MSQGNNYPKLHNAMWPGLVGKGSPGAEPCIDLDTMLDLTAKAQLNGTRFDGVDLFLFDPHISIDISDDDLKRLADKIRGKGFVVGSVVAPVWPPTGGGSAMGGDEERKKFAEQVRKACRIAKKLRDLGARPYGVVRIDSACGPADWDKDPAGNTKRIAETFKEACTIAEGFGERLAAEGEICWGGMHSWREMVKLLEAVGRPKTLGFQADMAHTLLYTLGYNAPADALLPQGFDWKDEGKLQEALKKLTSALRPWTIDFHVAQNDATVKGSGSHDKTGRHCLATDPNGKLNIPRDAGHWLRDEKGNVTKAIKHICWDGCMFPNAVMMKQQTWNDILSAMVAVRNAHGWRE; this comes from the coding sequence ATGAGCCAAGGCAACAATTATCCGAAACTCCACAATGCGATGTGGCCCGGCCTGGTCGGCAAAGGTAGCCCCGGCGCCGAACCCTGCATCGACCTCGACACCATGCTCGACCTGACCGCCAAGGCCCAGTTGAACGGCACCAGGTTCGATGGCGTGGATCTCTTTCTCTTCGACCCGCACATCAGCATCGATATCTCCGACGACGATTTGAAGCGGCTTGCCGATAAGATTCGCGGGAAAGGATTCGTGGTCGGATCGGTCGTGGCCCCGGTTTGGCCGCCCACGGGAGGCGGTTCGGCCATGGGCGGCGACGAAGAACGGAAGAAGTTTGCCGAACAAGTGCGCAAAGCTTGCCGGATTGCCAAGAAACTGCGCGACCTCGGCGCGCGGCCCTACGGCGTGGTGCGCATCGACTCCGCTTGCGGTCCGGCGGACTGGGACAAGGACCCGGCCGGAAACACGAAACGGATCGCGGAAACGTTCAAAGAAGCCTGCACGATCGCCGAAGGCTTCGGCGAGCGTCTCGCGGCCGAGGGCGAGATTTGCTGGGGCGGCATGCACAGTTGGCGGGAAATGGTCAAGCTGCTGGAGGCGGTGGGCCGTCCCAAGACGCTCGGCTTCCAGGCGGACATGGCGCACACGCTCCTTTACACGCTGGGTTACAACGCGCCGGCAGACGCGCTCCTCCCGCAGGGATTCGATTGGAAAGACGAGGGGAAACTCCAGGAAGCTTTGAAGAAACTGACCTCCGCTTTGCGTCCCTGGACCATCGATTTCCACGTCGCTCAAAACGACGCCACCGTGAAAGGCTCGGGTTCACACGATAAGACGGGCCGTCATTGCCTGGCAACTGACCCGAACGGGAAATTGAACATTCCGCGCGACGCCGGCCACTGGCTTCGGGACGAAAAGGGGAATGTCACCAAAGCGATCAAACACATTTGCTGGGACGGCTGCATGTTCCCGAATGCGGTCATGATGAAACAGCAGACGTGGAACGATATTCTCTCCGCCATGGTCGCCGTGCGCAACGCCCACGGTTGGCGGGAGTGA
- a CDS encoding endo-1,4-beta-xylanase has product MFVVGHTLVWHSQTPNWVFAGTNPPPPGVANVSPASVTNTNAAGTNAPGRGRLGGGFDGFGRGYAGPRASREELLQRMRDHIHTVVGRYKGKIKAWDVVNEALADGGGTNVLRNSLWLQIIGPDYIAKAFQYAHEADPNAILRYNDYGLENPAKRQKLVTLIKSLQERKVPVHAMSLKTAIDPTKYTKSTKGEGAEPRETLTG; this is encoded by the coding sequence ATGTTCGTCGTCGGCCACACGCTCGTGTGGCACAGCCAGACGCCCAACTGGGTTTTCGCCGGCACGAATCCGCCGCCGCCGGGAGTCGCCAACGTCTCGCCCGCCTCCGTCACAAACACGAATGCGGCCGGAACGAACGCGCCTGGGCGTGGAAGATTGGGCGGTGGTTTCGACGGTTTTGGCCGCGGTTATGCCGGGCCGCGCGCCTCCCGCGAGGAGTTGCTCCAGCGGATGCGCGATCACATTCACACAGTAGTTGGCCGCTACAAGGGCAAGATCAAGGCCTGGGATGTCGTGAACGAAGCGCTCGCTGATGGCGGCGGCACGAATGTCCTGCGAAATTCGCTCTGGCTGCAAATCATCGGGCCGGACTACATCGCCAAAGCCTTCCAATATGCTCACGAAGCGGATCCCAACGCGATCCTCCGCTACAACGATTACGGGTTGGAGAATCCGGCCAAACGCCAGAAACTCGTCACGTTGATCAAGTCGCTGCAGGAACGGAAGGTGCCCGTCCATGCCATGAGCCTCAAAACAGCAATTGATCCCACGAAATACACGAAAAGCACGAAAGGCGAAGGAGCGGAACCCCGAGAGACACTCACCGGTTGA
- the smpB gene encoding SsrA-binding protein SmpB gives MPDILTNSKARRDYHILETFEAGIVLKGTEVKSLRAGKGQIRDAFAKLEGDEVFLHNAHIDEYTHGNRENHDPKAVRKLLLHKTEIRKLFGLASVKGNALVPLAFYWKKGKVKVSLGVGKGKAQYDKRDDLKKREADRELKRATAMRYKGTL, from the coding sequence TTGCCCGACATTTTGACCAATTCGAAGGCGCGGCGGGATTACCATATCCTGGAGACGTTCGAGGCGGGCATCGTCCTGAAAGGCACGGAGGTCAAATCCTTGCGCGCGGGGAAGGGCCAGATTCGCGACGCCTTTGCGAAGCTGGAAGGCGACGAGGTATTCCTGCACAACGCCCATATCGACGAATACACCCACGGCAACCGCGAAAATCACGACCCCAAAGCGGTCCGCAAGCTTCTCCTCCACAAAACCGAAATCCGCAAGTTATTCGGACTCGCCTCCGTGAAAGGCAACGCGCTGGTCCCGCTGGCGTTCTACTGGAAGAAGGGCAAAGTGAAAGTCTCCCTGGGCGTCGGGAAAGGAAAAGCCCAATATGACAAGCGCGACGATCTGAAAAAACGGGAAGCCGACCGTGAACTGAAGCGTGCGACCGCGATGCGATATAAAGGGACTCTTTAA
- a CDS encoding SMP-30/gluconolactonase/LRE family protein: protein MSPATSNGAPLLGEEGVGSWAVSRSDKHKEPSTNGPLQSHPDAKLDRRSFLTTAAAAAAAVLAPASRAAERDWTGRRPVRYPDPDIVVLDKKFEKYKLGNTPILRLHTGTLWAEGPAWSAVGRFLLWSDIPNNRQMRWLEEDGHVSVFRQPAGNSNGNTFDWEGRQIACEHGNRRVVRYEHNGKITVLADKWQSKPLNAPNDAVVHPDGGIWFTDPGYGSMMNYEGNKGALEIKEAVYRIDAKSGKLELVTDDMYKPNGLCFSPDYKRLYVVDTGGPTRQGIRVYDVDGAKLRNSRKFTSMELNGKEGVADGIRADVDGNIWASAGWVGDGYDGVHIFTPDGQRIGQILLPEICSNVCFGGTKRNRLFMTGSQSLYAVYVETQGAHIT, encoded by the coding sequence ATGAGCCCTGCGACGTCGAACGGCGCTCCCCTCCTGGGAGAGGAAGGGGTGGGTTCATGGGCCGTAAGCAGGTCCGATAAGCACAAGGAGCCTTCCACGAACGGTCCCCTCCAAAGCCACCCCGACGCCAAACTGGATCGCCGGTCGTTCCTGACTACGGCGGCGGCGGCGGCGGCGGCCGTGCTTGCGCCAGCCTCGCGCGCCGCGGAACGCGATTGGACCGGGCGACGCCCCGTGCGTTACCCCGACCCGGATATCGTCGTTCTCGACAAGAAGTTCGAGAAATACAAACTGGGCAACACGCCGATCCTCCGGCTTCACACCGGCACGCTCTGGGCGGAAGGCCCGGCCTGGAGCGCCGTTGGCCGCTTTCTTCTGTGGAGCGATATTCCCAACAACCGCCAGATGCGCTGGCTCGAAGAAGACGGCCATGTCAGCGTTTTTCGTCAGCCTGCCGGGAACAGCAACGGGAACACGTTCGACTGGGAAGGCCGCCAGATCGCTTGCGAGCACGGCAACCGCCGCGTCGTGCGCTACGAGCACAACGGCAAAATCACCGTGCTCGCCGACAAATGGCAGAGCAAGCCGCTCAACGCGCCTAACGACGCCGTCGTGCATCCCGACGGCGGCATCTGGTTCACGGATCCCGGCTATGGCAGCATGATGAACTACGAAGGAAACAAAGGGGCGCTGGAGATCAAGGAAGCCGTCTATCGGATCGACGCGAAGAGCGGCAAGCTCGAACTCGTGACCGATGACATGTACAAACCCAACGGCCTCTGTTTTTCTCCCGACTACAAGAGGCTCTACGTCGTCGATACGGGCGGACCGACTCGCCAGGGCATTCGCGTTTATGACGTGGATGGCGCCAAGCTGCGCAACAGCCGCAAGTTCACATCGATGGAATTAAACGGCAAAGAAGGAGTGGCCGACGGCATCCGCGCGGACGTTGATGGCAACATCTGGGCGAGCGCAGGATGGGTCGGAGATGGGTATGACGGGGTTCACATTTTCACGCCGGATGGCCAGCGCATCGGCCAGATTCTCTTGCCGGAAATCTGTTCGAACGTTTGCTTCGGCGGCACGAAACGCAATCGCCTCTTCATGACCGGCAGCCAGTCCCTCTACGCGGTGTACGTGGAGACTCAGGGGGCGCACATCACGTAG
- the rpmB gene encoding 50S ribosomal protein L28, with product MARFCELTGKGPRKGSIIWRSGKPKKEGGIGTHVTAITKRRFLPNLQRVKAVVNGEVRYIRVAASAIKKGLVVKPPKRKWKKDEAAAKA from the coding sequence ATGGCAAGATTCTGTGAATTAACCGGCAAAGGCCCGCGCAAGGGCAGCATTATCTGGCGGAGCGGCAAACCGAAAAAAGAAGGCGGCATCGGCACGCACGTGACCGCGATCACCAAGCGCCGGTTTCTTCCGAACCTCCAGCGCGTCAAGGCCGTGGTCAACGGCGAGGTCCGCTACATCCGCGTCGCCGCCAGCGCCATCAAGAAAGGCCTGGTCGTCAAGCCGCCGAAACGCAAGTGGAAGAAGGACGAGGCGGCGGCTAAAGCGTGA
- a CDS encoding esterase family protein — protein MTDGKLTAKATAEVDGQKRDVEFKEAKLAGDTLTFVEIRQIQDNEVRIEYTGKVGDKEIKFTRKVSAFGTQEFVAKREPAATQPPAASGQRGRGGRGGFGGPITLGPDDKPAFPAPAESFDKARESIAHGKLERVEYDSKSVGNKRKAVIYTPSGYTADTKYPVLYLLHGIGGDEEEWRRGGRPEIILDNLIADKKAVPMIIVMPNGRAQPNDRVGTNAMATAPAFAKFDKDLLNDLLPFIESKYSVKKDRDSRALAGLSMGGGQSLNFGLANLDTFAWVGGFSSAPNTKPAAELVPDPDKATRQLKLLYLSCGNKDGLIRVSQGVHAYLKEKSVPHIWHVDEHAHDFQHWRKALYQFSQLIFKP, from the coding sequence ATGACCGACGGAAAATTGACCGCCAAAGCCACGGCCGAGGTGGACGGGCAGAAACGGGACGTCGAGTTCAAGGAAGCCAAACTCGCCGGCGACACGCTGACGTTTGTGGAAATCCGCCAGATCCAGGACAACGAAGTGCGCATCGAATACACCGGCAAAGTGGGCGATAAGGAGATCAAGTTCACGCGCAAAGTCAGTGCTTTTGGAACTCAGGAATTCGTGGCGAAACGCGAGCCGGCCGCGACCCAACCCCCCGCTGCCTCCGGCCAGCGAGGGCGCGGCGGTCGCGGCGGATTCGGCGGACCCATCACGCTTGGGCCGGACGACAAACCGGCCTTCCCGGCCCCGGCAGAAAGTTTCGACAAAGCGCGCGAGAGCATCGCGCACGGCAAGCTCGAGAGGGTTGAGTACGACTCCAAGTCCGTCGGCAACAAGCGCAAGGCCGTCATCTATACGCCGTCTGGATATACTGCGGACACGAAGTACCCCGTCCTGTATCTCCTGCACGGGATTGGCGGCGATGAGGAGGAATGGCGTCGCGGCGGCCGCCCGGAAATCATTCTCGACAACCTCATCGCGGACAAGAAAGCCGTCCCGATGATCATCGTCATGCCCAATGGCCGCGCCCAACCGAACGACCGCGTCGGAACCAACGCGATGGCCACGGCGCCTGCCTTCGCGAAGTTCGACAAGGATTTGCTCAACGACCTCCTTCCGTTCATCGAGTCGAAGTATTCCGTGAAGAAAGATCGGGATAGTCGCGCGCTCGCTGGACTCTCGATGGGCGGTGGACAATCGCTCAACTTCGGGTTGGCCAACCTTGACACCTTCGCCTGGGTCGGCGGTTTTTCTTCTGCGCCGAACACGAAGCCGGCGGCGGAACTTGTTCCCGACCCAGACAAGGCGACCAGGCAACTGAAACTCCTCTATCTCTCGTGCGGCAACAAGGACGGTCTGATTCGCGTCAGCCAGGGCGTCCACGCCTATCTGAAGGAAAAGAGCGTCCCGCACATCTGGCACGTGGATGAACACGCCCACGATTTCCAGCACTGGAGAAAGGCGCTCTACCAATTCTCCCAACTCATTTTCAAACCATGA